In the Pseudothauera hydrothermalis genome, one interval contains:
- the cobD gene encoding threonine-phosphate decarboxylase CobD, which translates to MLEHGGRLRTAARHYGIALADWIDLSTGINPCAYPVPPLPLQAWQSLPEDDDGLVDAAAAYYGTHELMPVAGSQAAIQALPALIPDERVTVLDPTYGEHPQAWRARRLRRCDAHMVDAAIDDTDVLVLANPNNPTGERFALPRLLDWHARLAKRGGWLIVDEAFIDVDPAESLAPYAGRPHLVVLRSLGKFFGLAGARVGFVLADAALRQHLAEHLGPWTISGPARYAARAALADADWQQATRQALTAAGKRLAALLRQHLPAPPQGTALFQWVVHPQAAIWHEALARRAILVRRFDTPPALRFGLPADEAQWRRLDLALHALKDLPT; encoded by the coding sequence ATGCTTGAACACGGCGGCCGGCTGCGCACTGCCGCGCGCCACTACGGCATTGCGCTGGCCGACTGGATCGACCTGTCGACCGGTATCAACCCTTGCGCCTATCCGGTGCCGCCGCTGCCGCTGCAAGCCTGGCAAAGCCTGCCCGAGGATGACGACGGCCTCGTTGACGCAGCGGCCGCTTACTACGGCACCCACGAACTCATGCCGGTCGCCGGCTCCCAGGCCGCCATCCAAGCCTTGCCCGCACTCATCCCCGACGAACGGGTCACCGTGCTCGACCCCACCTATGGCGAGCACCCTCAGGCTTGGCGCGCCCGGCGGCTGCGGCGCTGCGACGCACACATGGTAGATGCAGCAATCGACGACACCGACGTGCTGGTGCTGGCCAACCCCAACAACCCTACCGGCGAACGCTTCGCCTTGCCTCGCCTGCTCGACTGGCATGCCCGCTTGGCTAAGCGCGGCGGCTGGCTGATCGTCGATGAGGCGTTCATCGATGTCGACCCGGCGGAGTCGCTCGCCCCTTATGCCGGCCGCCCGCACCTGGTGGTCTTGCGCTCGCTTGGCAAGTTCTTTGGCCTGGCTGGGGCACGGGTCGGCTTCGTGCTCGCGGACGCTGCGCTGCGCCAGCACCTTGCCGAACACCTTGGCCCCTGGACGATCAGCGGTCCGGCACGTTATGCCGCCCGTGCCGCGCTGGCCGACGCCGACTGGCAGCAAGCCACCCGGCAGGCGTTGACCGCAGCCGGCAAACGGCTCGCCGCACTGCTGCGCCAGCATTTGCCCGCCCCCCCGCAGGGCACCGCACTTTTCCAGTGGGTGGTGCATCCGCAGGCGGCCATATGGCATGAAGCGCTCGCCCGTCGCGCCATTCTGGTGCGCCGTTTCGACACCCCGCCCGCGCTGCGCTTCGGCCTGCCGGCCGACGAGGCGCAATGGCGCCGTCTGGACCTTGCCCTGCACGCTCTCAAGGACCTGCCTACATGA
- the cbiB gene encoding adenosylcobinamide-phosphate synthase CbiB produces the protein MDAAARLALILLLKLAAGVLADRLLGEPRRWHPLVGFGRLSTAIERRLWCANAGALPQQARGLLAWMLAVLPWVGLALWLRGLHPAAHWGADIVLLWFALGARSLIEHGEAVAKPLATGDLASARERVGWIVSRDTSALDAEGVARAGTESVLENGNDAVFGALFWFILLGGPGALLFRLANTLDAMWGYRTTRYLHFGRAAARLDDALNWLPARLTALTYALLGNTANALACWRSQAARWDSPNAGPVMAAGAGALAVKLGGRAIYHGRVEERPPLGQGAAADVTSLRRALDLVRHGMLAWLSAVAGVALVLNLLALGVADA, from the coding sequence ATGGACGCCGCTGCGCGCCTTGCCTTGATCCTGTTGCTGAAACTTGCCGCCGGCGTACTGGCAGACCGCCTGCTGGGCGAACCGCGCCGCTGGCATCCGCTGGTGGGCTTTGGCCGGCTGAGCACAGCCATCGAGCGCCGCCTGTGGTGTGCGAACGCCGGCGCCCTGCCGCAGCAGGCGCGCGGCCTGCTGGCCTGGATGCTGGCGGTGCTGCCCTGGGTAGGGCTGGCGCTGTGGCTGCGCGGCCTGCACCCGGCGGCGCACTGGGGCGCCGACATCGTACTGTTGTGGTTTGCGCTCGGCGCGCGCAGTCTGATCGAGCATGGCGAAGCAGTGGCCAAGCCGCTGGCCACTGGCGATCTGGCCAGCGCACGCGAGCGCGTTGGTTGGATCGTCAGCCGCGACACCAGCGCGCTGGATGCCGAAGGCGTGGCGCGTGCCGGCACCGAATCGGTGCTGGAAAACGGCAACGATGCGGTGTTCGGGGCGCTGTTCTGGTTCATCCTGCTGGGCGGGCCAGGCGCGCTGCTGTTCCGCCTGGCCAACACGCTCGACGCCATGTGGGGCTACCGTACAACGCGCTATCTGCACTTCGGCCGTGCCGCCGCGCGCCTGGACGATGCACTCAACTGGCTGCCCGCCCGGCTCACCGCGCTCACCTACGCCTTGCTCGGCAACACCGCCAATGCGTTGGCCTGCTGGCGCAGCCAAGCCGCGCGGTGGGACAGCCCCAACGCCGGCCCGGTGATGGCCGCAGGCGCCGGCGCACTGGCAGTGAAACTGGGCGGTCGCGCGATCTATCACGGCCGGGTCGAAGAACGGCCGCCACTGGGCCAAGGCGCCGCGGCCGATGTCACCAGCCTGCGCCGCGCCCTCGATCTGGTGCGTCACGGCATGCTGGCCTGGTTGAGTGCGGTCGCGGGCGTTGCCCTGGTGCTGAACTTGCTCGCGTTGGGAGTCGCCGATGCTTGA
- a CDS encoding cobyric acid synthase, with translation MPTTACLMVQGTTSDAGKSTLVAGLCRLLARRGVRVAPFKPQNMALNAAVTADGGEIGRAQALQALAAGLAPHTDFNPVLLKPASDIGAQVIIHGKAVANLDARAYHDYKPTAMAAVLASWQRLVAAYDCVLVEGAGSPAEINLRERDIANMGFAEAVGCPVILVADIDRGGVFAHLVGTLELLSPSEQARIKGFVINRFRGDIGLLQPGLDWLQARTGRPVLGVLPYLPGLFLDAEDALGEARADKDAPLLRVIAPVYPRIANHTDLDALRLHPQVDFRWVGTGQPIPPADLIVLPGSKSVQADLAWLRAQGWEAAIRRHLRYGGKLIGICGGFQMLGQRLEDPAGLEGPAGGVDGLGWLEITTVLEAEKKLVTVEGELCLPGAGGAAVRGYEIHMGVSRGPALARPALHLSDGRGDGAQSADGQVFGSYVHGLFDHPDALAAVLAWAGAAGEQKVDLAARREADLDRLADCLAAALDLPRLADCLGGTAGEALRRPIPRVA, from the coding sequence ATGCCAACCACTGCCTGTCTGATGGTGCAGGGTACCACCTCCGATGCTGGCAAAAGCACCTTGGTGGCCGGTCTGTGCCGGCTGCTGGCGCGCCGCGGAGTACGGGTGGCGCCTTTCAAGCCCCAGAACATGGCGCTCAACGCCGCGGTCACCGCCGATGGCGGCGAAATCGGCCGTGCCCAGGCGCTACAGGCGCTGGCCGCCGGTTTGGCGCCGCATACCGATTTCAATCCGGTGCTGCTCAAACCGGCCAGTGACATCGGCGCGCAGGTAATCATCCATGGCAAGGCGGTGGCCAACCTCGATGCGCGCGCCTATCACGACTACAAGCCCACCGCGATGGCCGCGGTATTGGCCTCCTGGCAACGGCTGGTGGCGGCATACGACTGCGTGCTGGTCGAAGGCGCGGGCAGCCCGGCGGAAATCAACCTGCGCGAGCGCGATATTGCCAACATGGGTTTCGCCGAAGCGGTCGGCTGCCCGGTGATCCTGGTGGCGGACATCGACCGCGGCGGCGTGTTCGCCCATTTGGTGGGCACCCTGGAACTGCTCTCACCTTCTGAACAGGCGCGCATCAAGGGCTTCGTGATCAACCGCTTCCGCGGCGATATCGGCCTGCTGCAACCCGGCTTGGATTGGCTGCAGGCGCGCACCGGGCGGCCGGTGCTGGGCGTGCTGCCTTATCTGCCCGGCCTGTTTCTGGATGCCGAAGATGCACTCGGCGAGGCCCGTGCCGACAAAGACGCTCCGCTATTGCGGGTGATTGCGCCGGTCTATCCGCGGATTGCCAATCACACCGACCTGGATGCGCTGCGCCTGCATCCACAGGTCGATTTTCGCTGGGTGGGGACGGGGCAGCCGATCCCGCCGGCGGACCTCATCGTGCTGCCGGGTTCCAAGAGCGTGCAGGCGGATCTGGCCTGGTTACGTGCGCAGGGCTGGGAGGCGGCGATCCGACGTCATCTGCGCTATGGCGGCAAATTGATCGGCATCTGCGGTGGCTTCCAAATGCTCGGCCAGCGGCTGGAGGACCCGGCCGGATTGGAAGGTCCGGCGGGCGGTGTGGACGGGCTGGGCTGGCTGGAGATCACAACCGTGCTCGAAGCCGAAAAAAAGCTCGTCACCGTCGAAGGCGAGCTGTGCCTGCCAGGCGCAGGCGGTGCGGCGGTGCGTGGCTATGAAATCCATATGGGGGTGTCGCGCGGCCCGGCGCTGGCACGTCCGGCGCTGCACCTGTCCGATGGCCGCGGCGACGGCGCGCAATCGGCCGATGGTCAGGTATTCGGCAGCTATGTGCATGGCTTGTTCGATCACCCGGATGCACTGGCTGCAGTGCTGGCCTGGGCCGGCGCGGCCGGTGAGCAGAAAGTCGATCTGGCCGCGCGCCGCGAGGCCGATTTGGACCGCTTGGCCGACTGTCTGGCCGCTGCGCTCGATCTGCCGCGGCTGGCCGACTGCCTGGGAGGCACGGCGGGCGAAGCGCTGCGCAGACCCATCCCCCGGGTTGCTTGA
- a CDS encoding cell division protein ZapA yields METLDIKLLGKEYRVSCKPEEREGLLAAVTFLDDKFAELARKTGSSGERLVVMTALNIVHDFFQQQRSGGFDMAAAKRRIGLMSARLDGVLAQQEKLF; encoded by the coding sequence ATGGAAACGCTCGACATCAAGTTGCTGGGCAAAGAATACCGGGTGTCCTGCAAGCCGGAAGAGCGCGAAGGGCTGCTCGCTGCGGTGACGTTTCTGGATGACAAGTTTGCCGAGCTGGCGCGCAAGACCGGCTCGTCCGGCGAGCGTCTGGTGGTGATGACGGCGCTCAACATCGTGCATGACTTTTTTCAGCAGCAACGCAGCGGAGGGTTTGACATGGCCGCTGCCAAGCGTAGAATCGGGCTCATGTCGGCACGCTTGGATGGGGTGCTCGCCCAGCAGGAAAAGCTGTTCTGA
- a CDS encoding DUF1850 domain-containing protein codes for MIGLCLASGVLTAFIATQEFTLRWTHSIEKVRWEENWQVRIDDARTPVLRLVEGRIRGSGAGMEPAEGARLIDGVWHYPVGRDMAEVELAHSHYTAGYELCLPAGCRPLADYLPGLSPAPEHGTSIRLYACSAPPQAPAAQQNTRRPQAP; via the coding sequence ATGATCGGGCTGTGCCTGGCCAGCGGCGTGCTGACGGCCTTCATCGCCACCCAGGAATTCACCCTGCGCTGGACACATTCGATCGAGAAAGTCCGCTGGGAAGAGAACTGGCAGGTGCGCATCGACGATGCGCGCACACCGGTGCTGCGGCTGGTCGAAGGCCGCATCCGCGGCTCCGGTGCCGGCATGGAGCCCGCAGAAGGTGCCCGGCTAATCGACGGTGTCTGGCACTACCCGGTGGGCCGCGACATGGCCGAAGTCGAGCTTGCCCACAGCCACTACACTGCCGGCTATGAGCTGTGCCTGCCTGCCGGCTGCCGCCCGCTGGCCGATTACCTGCCCGGTCTTTCGCCCGCGCCGGAACATGGGACCAGCATCCGCCTGTACGCCTGCAGCGCACCGCCGCAAGCGCCCGCTGCGCAGCAGAATACCCGCCGCCCGCAGGCGCCGTAG
- a CDS encoding TRAP transporter permease, with protein MTSRSHDAAVVPFGWDKGVQGRALFLIAIAFSAYQIIVAAYHPLSSQVVRAIHVGFMLLMSFALLQNWLPRRQVPALAWPVGLIAFGLAFYHWIFEAELIVRAGDPTPLDIVVGTLTLLLVFEAARRIMGPALPLICAVFFAYALFGQYLPGELAHRGYSFAQLIEHLTFGTEGIYGIPTYVSATYIFLFILFGAFLEQAGMIRLFTDFALGTVGHTRGGPAKVSVVTSGLMGTINGSGVANVVTTGQFTIPLMKRFGYRPEFAGGVEATSSMGGQIMPPVMGAVAFIMAETIGVDYVEIVKAAIIPAVLYFVTAFWMVHLEAGRAGLHGIPKDECPDPWAAVRRHWYLLLPLAVLVGLLFSGYTPLFSGMVGLALTAVLILGAAVALRLTGNALRAAFWIALGILCAGFFKWGITAILLLIAALVALCLFIQGGRSTLRLAANALADGARHALPVGVACALVGVIIGVLTLTGAATTFANAIISLGRDNLLLSLMLTMLVCLLLGMGIPTIPNYIITSSLAAPALLELGVPLIVSHMFVFYFGILADLTPPVALAAFAAAPIAGVSGMRIGVQAVRVALAGFVVPYMAVYAPELMLQGDPDAAAVAWIVFKALVAIGLWGVAAIGYLWQPVSWPLRIWAFLSALCLVAALPITDEIGLISTALLLGVLIWQKRRAGAPA; from the coding sequence ATGACGAGCCGTTCGCATGACGCCGCTGTGGTCCCGTTCGGTTGGGACAAGGGTGTTCAGGGCCGTGCCCTGTTCCTGATTGCCATCGCCTTTTCCGCTTACCAGATCATCGTCGCGGCCTATCACCCGCTGTCATCCCAGGTGGTGCGGGCGATCCATGTCGGCTTCATGTTGCTGATGAGTTTTGCGCTGTTGCAGAACTGGCTGCCGCGCCGCCAAGTGCCTGCGCTGGCCTGGCCGGTGGGGCTCATTGCCTTCGGCCTGGCCTTTTATCACTGGATTTTCGAGGCCGAGCTGATCGTGCGCGCCGGCGATCCGACTCCGCTCGATATCGTCGTCGGCACCCTCACACTGCTGCTGGTATTCGAAGCGGCGCGCCGGATCATGGGCCCCGCCCTGCCACTGATCTGCGCAGTTTTTTTTGCCTATGCGCTGTTCGGCCAATACCTGCCCGGGGAGCTCGCCCACCGCGGCTACAGCTTTGCGCAATTGATCGAACACCTGACCTTTGGCACCGAAGGCATCTACGGCATTCCGACCTATGTCAGCGCCACCTACATCTTTTTGTTCATCCTGTTCGGCGCCTTTCTCGAACAAGCCGGCATGATCCGGCTCTTTACCGATTTTGCGCTCGGCACCGTCGGTCATACCCGCGGCGGCCCCGCCAAGGTATCGGTGGTGACCTCCGGGCTGATGGGCACGATCAACGGCTCCGGGGTGGCCAACGTGGTCACCACCGGGCAGTTCACCATCCCGCTGATGAAGCGCTTCGGCTACCGGCCCGAGTTCGCCGGCGGCGTGGAGGCCACCTCCAGCATGGGCGGGCAAATCATGCCGCCGGTGATGGGCGCGGTAGCCTTCATCATGGCCGAGACCATAGGCGTGGACTATGTGGAAATCGTCAAAGCGGCCATCATTCCGGCGGTGCTGTACTTTGTGACCGCCTTCTGGATGGTGCACCTGGAAGCCGGTCGCGCCGGCCTGCACGGCATCCCCAAGGACGAATGTCCCGACCCTTGGGCCGCGGTAAGGCGGCACTGGTACTTGTTGCTGCCGCTGGCAGTGCTGGTCGGCCTGCTGTTCTCGGGCTACACCCCGCTGTTCTCCGGCATGGTCGGCCTGGCGCTCACCGCGGTGCTGATCCTCGGCGCCGCCGTGGCCCTGCGCCTTACCGGCAATGCCCTGCGCGCCGCCTTCTGGATCGCGCTGGGCATCCTGTGCGCGGGTTTCTTCAAATGGGGTATTACCGCAATCCTGCTGCTCATTGCCGCGCTCGTGGCGCTGTGCCTGTTCATCCAGGGCGGACGCAGCACCTTGCGCCTGGCCGCCAACGCCCTGGCCGATGGCGCGCGCCATGCGCTACCGGTCGGCGTGGCCTGCGCCCTGGTCGGGGTGATCATTGGCGTGCTGACGCTGACCGGTGCGGCCACCACCTTCGCCAACGCCATCATTTCGCTCGGACGGGACAACCTGCTGCTGTCGTTGATGCTCACCATGCTGGTCTGCCTGCTGCTGGGCATGGGCATTCCCACCATCCCCAACTACATCATCACCAGCTCGCTCGCGGCACCGGCGCTGCTGGAACTGGGCGTGCCGCTGATCGTCAGCCATATGTTTGTGTTCTATTTCGGCATCCTCGCCGACCTTACCCCGCCGGTGGCCCTGGCCGCCTTTGCCGCGGCGCCGATTGCCGGGGTGTCCGGCATGCGCATCGGGGTGCAGGCGGTGCGTGTGGCGTTGGCCGGCTTTGTCGTGCCCTATATGGCGGTGTATGCCCCCGAACTGATGCTGCAGGGCGACCCCGACGCCGCGGCGGTGGCATGGATCGTGTTCAAGGCCCTGGTGGCCATCGGCCTGTGGGGCGTGGCTGCAATCGGCTATCTGTGGCAGCCGGTTAGTTGGCCGCTGCGCATCTGGGCTTTCCTATCGGCGTTATGCCTGGTGGCTGCTTTGCCGATCACCGACGAGATCGGCCTGATCAGCACCGCGCTGCTGCTTGGCGTGCTGATCTGGCAGAAGCGACGGGCCGGCGCACCCGCATGA
- a CDS encoding TAXI family TRAP transporter solute-binding subunit, translating to MKLLRTLGLAAALIAAGAAHAQQQFITVLTGGTSGVYYPLGVALSKIYADNIPNARTSVQSTKASAENLNLLQAGRGEVGFSLGDAVSDAWTGNEEAGFKTKLDKLRGLAGIYTNYIQIVAAADSGIASLADLKGKRVSVGAPRSGTELNARAIFKAAGMSYADLGKVEYLPFGESVELIKNRQLDATLQSAGLGVASIRDLANAVKIVVIPVPPEVVAKIGDAAYQPVVIPANTYEGQTTDVPTAGVRNILVTHAGVPEDVVYRMTKSMFEHLDQLVAAHAAAKAIKPEGAADNLPLPLHPGAERYYREAGLLK from the coding sequence ATGAAATTGCTTCGGACCCTTGGCCTTGCCGCCGCGCTGATCGCCGCCGGCGCGGCGCACGCTCAGCAGCAGTTCATTACCGTGCTCACCGGTGGCACCAGCGGCGTGTATTACCCACTGGGCGTGGCGCTGTCCAAAATTTACGCCGACAACATTCCCAACGCGCGCACCAGCGTGCAATCGACCAAGGCCAGCGCAGAAAACCTGAACCTGCTGCAGGCCGGCCGCGGCGAAGTGGGCTTTTCGCTGGGCGATGCAGTCTCTGACGCCTGGACCGGTAACGAGGAAGCCGGCTTCAAGACCAAGCTCGACAAGCTGCGCGGTCTTGCCGGCATTTACACCAATTACATCCAAATCGTCGCCGCCGCCGATTCAGGCATCGCCTCGCTGGCCGATCTCAAGGGCAAGCGGGTGTCGGTGGGCGCGCCGCGTTCGGGCACCGAACTGAACGCCCGCGCCATCTTCAAAGCGGCCGGCATGTCTTATGCCGATCTGGGCAAGGTCGAATACCTGCCGTTTGGCGAATCGGTGGAGTTGATCAAAAACCGCCAGCTCGACGCCACCTTGCAGTCGGCCGGCCTGGGTGTGGCGTCCATCCGTGACCTCGCCAATGCGGTCAAGATCGTGGTGATCCCGGTGCCGCCCGAAGTCGTGGCCAAAATCGGCGATGCTGCCTACCAGCCGGTGGTCATTCCGGCCAACACCTATGAAGGCCAAACCACCGACGTGCCCACCGCCGGCGTGCGCAATATTCTGGTCACCCATGCCGGCGTGCCGGAAGACGTGGTCTATCGCATGACCAAGTCAATGTTCGAGCATCTGGACCAGTTGGTGGCCGCACATGCCGCAGCCAAGGCCATCAAACCGGAAGGCGCGGCCGACAACCTGCCGCTGCCGCTGCACCCGGGCGCGGAGCGCTACTACCGCGAAGCCGGCCTGCTGAAGTAA
- a CDS encoding CaiB/BaiF CoA transferase family protein: MNAGALSHLKVLDLSRVLAGPWATQLLGDLGAEVIKVERPGTGDDTRAWGPPWFEAGARREAAYYLATNRNKRSVAIDITHPEGQALVRELAREADVLVENYKVGGLAKYGLDYASLRELNPRLVYCSITGFGQDGPYAERPGYDFLLQAMGGLMSITGEADGPPQKVGVALTDILTGLYATVGILAALAYRERTGRGQYIDLALFDVQVACLANQAMNYLVSGKAPQRMGNAHPNIVPYQAFPTADGDIVLTIGNDRQWAAFCQLAGRPEWATDARFATNAARVAHRDTLIALLRQTTVMKTTDEWVAALQEAGVPGGPINDLARVFADPQIVHRGMRTEIDGIPQVATPLHLSATPPAYRKAPPRVGEDTAAVLGTLAGMSDERLATLRAAGIIG; the protein is encoded by the coding sequence ATGAACGCCGGCGCGCTTTCCCATCTGAAGGTGCTCGACCTGTCGCGCGTGCTGGCCGGTCCTTGGGCCACGCAGTTGCTGGGCGATCTGGGCGCCGAAGTGATCAAGGTCGAGCGTCCCGGCACCGGCGACGACACCCGCGCCTGGGGCCCGCCGTGGTTCGAAGCCGGTGCCCGGCGCGAAGCGGCCTATTATCTGGCCACCAACCGCAACAAGCGCTCGGTGGCGATCGACATCACCCACCCCGAAGGCCAGGCCCTGGTGCGCGAACTGGCACGCGAGGCCGACGTGCTGGTGGAAAACTACAAGGTCGGCGGGCTGGCCAAGTACGGCCTGGACTACGCCAGCCTGCGCGAGCTGAACCCCCGCCTGGTGTATTGCTCGATCACCGGCTTCGGTCAGGACGGCCCTTACGCCGAACGCCCCGGCTACGATTTTTTGCTTCAGGCCATGGGCGGGCTGATGAGCATCACCGGCGAAGCGGACGGCCCGCCACAAAAGGTGGGCGTGGCGCTCACCGACATCCTCACCGGGTTGTACGCCACGGTCGGCATCCTTGCCGCGCTGGCCTACCGCGAACGCACCGGCCGCGGCCAGTACATCGACTTGGCGCTCTTCGACGTGCAGGTCGCCTGTCTGGCCAACCAGGCGATGAACTACCTGGTCTCGGGCAAAGCGCCGCAGCGCATGGGCAACGCCCACCCCAATATCGTGCCGTATCAGGCTTTCCCGACCGCAGACGGCGATATCGTGCTGACCATTGGTAACGACCGCCAGTGGGCCGCCTTCTGCCAGCTTGCCGGCCGCCCGGAATGGGCCACCGACGCGCGTTTTGCCACCAACGCAGCACGCGTTGCCCACCGCGACACGCTGATTGCGCTACTGCGCCAGACCACGGTGATGAAGACCACCGACGAATGGGTGGCCGCGCTGCAAGAAGCCGGCGTTCCGGGCGGGCCGATCAACGACCTGGCGCGTGTGTTTGCCGATCCGCAGATCGTCCATCGCGGCATGCGCACCGAGATAGACGGCATTCCGCAGGTCGCCACCCCCCTGCATTTGTCGGCCACGCCGCCCGCATACCGCAAAGCACCGCCGAGGGTCGGCGAAGATACCGCGGCAGTGCTCGGCACACTGGCCGGCATGAGCGATGAGCGGCTTGCCACGCTGCGCGCAGCCGGCATCATCGGATGA
- a CDS encoding acyl-CoA dehydrogenase produces MAGNPSFHWDDPLLLDQQLTEEERMVAATARAYAQEKLMPRVTEAFRHERTDPSIFREMGELGLLGPTIPEEYGGAGLNYVSYGLIAREVERVDSGYRSMMSVQSSLVMVPIFEFGNEPTRRKYLPKLATGKWIGCFGLTEPDHGSDPASMVSRAKKVDGGWLLNGAKMWITNSPIADVFVVWAKDEEDRIRGFVLEKGWQGLSAPAIHGKVGLRTSITGEIVMDNVFCPDENAFPDVRGLKGPFTCLNSARYGIAWGALGAAEFCWHTARQYVLDRKQFGRPLAANQLIQKKLADMQTEITLGLQGCLRLGRMKDEGTAAVEITSIMKRNSCGKALDIARLARDMMGGNGISDEFGVARHLVNLEVVNTYEGTHDIHALILGRAQTGIQAFC; encoded by the coding sequence ATGGCCGGCAATCCTTCCTTTCACTGGGACGACCCGCTGCTGCTCGACCAGCAGCTCACTGAAGAAGAGCGCATGGTGGCTGCCACCGCGCGCGCCTATGCGCAGGAAAAACTCATGCCGCGCGTCACCGAGGCATTCCGCCATGAGCGCACCGACCCGAGCATCTTCCGCGAAATGGGAGAACTCGGCCTGCTCGGCCCCACCATCCCCGAGGAATACGGCGGCGCCGGGCTGAACTACGTGAGCTACGGTCTGATCGCCCGCGAGGTGGAAAGGGTGGACTCGGGCTACCGCTCGATGATGAGCGTACAAAGCTCGCTGGTCATGGTGCCGATCTTCGAGTTCGGTAACGAGCCGACCCGCCGCAAGTACCTGCCGAAACTGGCAACCGGTAAATGGATCGGCTGCTTTGGATTGACCGAGCCTGACCATGGCTCCGATCCGGCCTCGATGGTCAGCCGCGCCAAGAAAGTCGACGGCGGCTGGCTGCTCAACGGCGCCAAAATGTGGATCACCAACAGCCCGATTGCGGATGTTTTCGTGGTCTGGGCCAAGGACGAAGAAGACCGCATCCGCGGTTTCGTGCTGGAAAAAGGCTGGCAGGGTCTGTCCGCGCCAGCCATCCACGGCAAGGTGGGCCTGCGCACCTCGATCACCGGCGAGATCGTCATGGACAACGTGTTCTGTCCGGATGAAAACGCCTTTCCGGATGTGCGCGGACTCAAAGGGCCATTTACCTGTCTCAACTCGGCGCGCTACGGCATCGCCTGGGGCGCGCTGGGCGCGGCCGAGTTCTGCTGGCACACCGCCCGCCAGTATGTGCTCGACCGCAAGCAGTTCGGCCGGCCGCTGGCCGCCAACCAACTCATTCAGAAAAAACTCGCCGACATGCAGACCGAAATCACCCTCGGTCTGCAAGGCTGCCTGCGCCTGGGCCGCATGAAGGACGAGGGCACCGCCGCGGTGGAAATCACCAGCATCATGAAGCGCAACTCCTGCGGCAAGGCGCTCGACATTGCGCGCCTTGCGCGCGACATGATGGGCGGCAACGGCATCTCCGATGAATTCGGCGTCGCCCGCCACCTGGTGAACCTGGAAGTGGTCAACACCTACGAGGGCACCCACGACATCCACGCGCTGATCCTCGGGCGCGCGCAGACCGGCATCCAGGCGTTTTGCTGA
- a CDS encoding IclR family transcriptional regulator, whose translation MQNNDSGSPLLDGLVQAAAGDRQFVTALARGLEVLRCFSTQTRLLSNGELAARTGLAKSTVSRLTHTLVQLGYLKADEASGRYRVTPAVLALGHAALANVTVREIARPLMQDLAEYAQALVSLATRERLNMIYLENCRPRSLVTLKVSTGMQLPLATTSIGRAFLCALPVAERDFLLEQIRRRDPQGWPLLAEGVAQAEEQYRAHGYCTSLGDWNRETHAVAVPLFCPDYDLLALSVSGPAYALTRERIDKDLGPRLVYLARSIEAAAGQS comes from the coding sequence ATGCAGAATAATGACTCTGGGTCGCCCCTGCTGGATGGACTCGTTCAAGCGGCCGCAGGCGATCGCCAGTTCGTCACCGCGCTGGCGCGCGGGCTGGAGGTTTTGCGCTGCTTTTCCACGCAGACCCGACTGTTATCCAATGGCGAGCTGGCAGCACGCACCGGGCTGGCCAAGTCCACGGTGTCGCGGCTGACCCATACCCTGGTGCAATTGGGTTACTTGAAGGCCGACGAGGCGTCCGGGCGTTACCGGGTGACGCCTGCGGTGCTGGCGCTCGGTCATGCGGCGCTCGCCAACGTGACCGTGCGCGAAATCGCCCGCCCGTTGATGCAGGATCTGGCCGAGTATGCGCAGGCCCTGGTGTCGCTCGCTACCCGCGAGCGGCTCAACATGATTTACCTGGAAAACTGCCGACCGCGTTCGTTGGTGACCCTCAAGGTGAGCACCGGCATGCAATTGCCGCTGGCCACCACGTCGATCGGACGGGCCTTCTTGTGTGCGCTGCCGGTGGCCGAACGGGACTTTCTGCTGGAACAGATACGCCGACGCGATCCGCAGGGCTGGCCTTTGCTTGCCGAGGGCGTGGCGCAGGCCGAAGAACAATACCGCGCCCACGGCTATTGCACTTCGCTGGGAGACTGGAACCGTGAAACCCATGCGGTGGCCGTGCCGTTGTTTTGTCCGGATTACGACCTTCTGGCGTTGTCGGTCAGCGGCCCGGCCTATGCGCTGACCCGCGAGCGCATCGACAAGGACCTGGGGCCGCGCCTGGTTTACCTGGCGCGCAGCATCGAGGCGGCGGCCGGACAGAGCTAA